A window of Salmo trutta chromosome 33, fSalTru1.1, whole genome shotgun sequence genomic DNA:
GCctaaggatagggggcgctacagcgatttttgaaaaaaattcgtgcccattttaaacggcctcctactcaaactcagaagctaggatatgcatataattaatacttgtggatagaaaacaccctaaagtttctaaaactgtttgaatggtgtctgtgagtataacagaactcatatggcagtcaaaaccccgagacagatcgtaacaggatgtggaattctgaattgcggactcaacttcatcactttgcctataaatcacaccgtgagcaatggttcattgagcacttcctattgcttccactagatgtccccagtctttacaaagtggtttgagccttctactgtgaaaatggacagaatgagagtctgtggaacgtggtcacatggggagggccatcaccattatgacgccggcgcccctggctaccctcccctttcgaaacgttttgaaagacaatgcaatcgtcccccttgaatgttattggagctctggttgaaaaaggccctaaagatttatgttatacaatgtttgacatgtttgaacgaacttaaataaataaaaaatccattTTGGTAAGAGAGGAGTCCCGCGCACGATggtacttttggtgcagccttcagaacgcgctaacaagaagacataaaggattaactttttcgaacgaaaatacatttgttgtggacctgggtttcccggaagtgccttctgatgaaggtAATCAAAGGTAAgagattattgacaatagtatacaagactagatttgatatgcgattgttccaagatggcgctgacctgtattgctagcctatttttctgagtatcgcatccccttttatcgcaaagtgtgattacccagtaaagttatttttaaatctggcattgcaggtgctttcaagagatgctaatctataaatcttagaatgacaatattacatttttaaaaatgttttcgaatagtaatttagtaaattgtagcgctgtttcaccggacgcatttgagggaaaatagttagtcaacgtcacgcgccgacgtaaaatgctgtttttatatataaatatgaactttatcgaacaaaagaatgcatgtattgtgtaacatgatgtcctaggagtgtcatctgatgaagattgtcaaaggttagtgctgcatttagctgttttttggttatttgtgatgcatgtggttggtcggaaaatggctatgtggctacttttacgatatactcctctaacataatctaatgttttgcttttgctgtaaagcctttttgaaatcggacaacgtggttcgattcaggagaggtgtatctataaaacgatataaaatagtcctatattagaaaaaatatatatattaaattttgttatgcaaatggcgataggatttttcgctggatgggACGGAGCCCGTCCAGAGGctaagttaaaaaataaatcatcctgtcattaacctctctagggtagggggcagtattttcacatccggataaaaaacgtacccgatttaatctggttattactactgcccagaaactagaatatgcatataattgtttgatttggatagaaaacaccctaaagtttctaaaactgtttgaatggtgtctgtgagtataacagaactcatatggcaggccaaaacctgagaagattctgtacaggaagtgccctctctgaccatttcttggccttctttattctctttattgaaaacagaggatctctgctgtaacgtgatactttctaaggctcccataggctctcagaaggcgccagaacgttgaatgatgactttgcagcccctgcctgaaaaacagtagcgcatttggatagtggtcgatctgagaacaatgagacaggcgtgcacgtgaagagtccattttcttctttgagtctttgaacgaaaacaacgactcccggtcggaatattatcactattttccaagaaaaatcgcataaaaattgattttaaacagcgtttgacattcttcgaagtacggtaatggaatattttgaatttttttgtcacgatacgcgtccgcgcgtcaccgttcgggtagtgtcttgaacgcaagaacaaaacagaggatatttgaacataactatggattatttggaaccaaaacaacatttgtggatgaagtagaagtcctgggagtgcattctgacgaagaacagcaaaggtaatccaatttttcttatagtaaatctgagtttggtgagtgccaaacttggtgggtgtcaaattagctagcccgtgatggcgagctatctactcagaatattgcaaaatgtgcttttgccgaaaagctattttaaaatcagacaccgcgattgcataaaggagttctgtatctataattcttcaaataattgttatgtttttgtgaacgtttatcgtgagtaatttagtaaattcaccggaggttttcggtatgtttgctagttctgaacgtcacatgctaatgtaaaaagctggtttttgatataaatatgaacttgattgaacaaaacaagcatgtattgtataacataatgtcctaagagtgtcatctgatgaagatcttcaaaggttagtgctgcatttagctgtggttttggtttttgtgacattatatgctatcttgaaaaatgggtgtgtgattatttctggctgggtactctcctgacataatctaatgtttgctttcgttgtaaagcctttttgaaatcggacaatgtggttagattaacgagagtcttgtctttaaaatggtgtaaaatagtcatatgtttgagaaattgaagtaatagcatttctaaggtatttgaatatcgcgccactcgattccactggctgttgactaggtgggatgatttcgtcccacataccctagagaggttaatcggGCCCCACGTCTAAGTGGACCCCAGGTTAAaactttctctctgctctctatggctctatcactttcttcTCATTGGTTCATATTACAAATATGTCAAAGAACTataatattgtgtgtagattgatgaggacatgtttttatttaatcaattttagaataaggctgtgacctaacaaaatgtggaaaaagtcaaggggtctgaatactttccgaatgcactgtatatctttgTTGATGAAGATGAATACTCGGGGCCGTGGGTGGAACCTCATTGGCCAACGGGCGATTGTCCAAGTGCCTGGACAAAGGTCAAGTGCCTGGACACATATCCATGCGCACAGCTATCTCTGAAGATGGTGTGGTAGTACGTAGGCCATTACTTGTATCCTACAAAGCTGCACACGTCATAGGCCTGCTCAATTTCATTGAGAAACACAATCAAGGGGAAGGATTAACTTATGTTAACTTATGTCATTGTGTGGTAGAATGTCAGGTTCCACAATGCAGAGGTGGTTCAGGCATGGTTACTGGCCCATCCCCAATTCGTGACCCTATATAGTACATGCCCCAAAACTCTCCTTTCTCAACCGTATTGATGATTTttttcagcatggaggtggaaggtgtatGATCACCATTCCCATGAGCATGCCACCCTTTCTATTGACAATGGATGAGGCATGCGACAACATCAATGCAGACCAATGTCAAGCTTGGATTCAGCATGCCAAAATATTTTTCCCGAGGTGCATGAACAATTcactgtgatgtggatgagaaacgttgattaatgtgcactgtctctgtaaaaataaaataaactcaaactcaatttATGGCCAAATGCacaagacaggcttgatgcaaatTAACGCTTGTGTCACTGCTGTCAGAAGGATCGGACCAACGCGCAGCAtagttgtagttccacatctttttatttatagtgaaacgttgcaatacaccaaatactagaaatacaaaaaacaacaaaccgtgacgcagagaggaaaacacactactcaaaattaacaacccacaaacccaaaaggaaaaaccccctacttaaatatgatctccaatcagaggcaacgaggaccagctgcttccaattggagatcaacccccaaaaaacaacatagaaatagaaaacctagaacacaaaacctagaaatagaaaacaagaaaaccaaccaaacaccccctgtcacgccctgacccatctactatagaaaatgacctcttacaagggtcaagACGTGACAGCTTGCTAAACGTTATGTTTAATTTTCATTCATTTAATTTGTTGCATTTCATTTCTTCCATTTGATTATACAGACAGTACACCTATGTTTTTTTTGCATGACTGATTGTTGAGGATGTCTTCATTGATCCCACCTTTGACTACACATTTCTGTCAATTTTGTTGGGTAATGtaagtgtattgcctaatgtgaaaactGTGTAATCTACTGTAATTTACAGAACTGTAGCATATTAATTTCAGCACTTCTAAGGGCGATTTGAAACACCTATCTTGCATtgtttgctattggattaactaGTAGTTAAAACGACTCAATTAAAAAGATACTGTATCATTATGTTGTGAtttggtgattaaaccaatgttctcattacatttcacaataaaCTTATATTTTTGAATCAATGGTTATGTGGTGAGAGATGTTTACAATCCAAATGAATGCACAATGACAGGTTTTTAATGAAAGACCGGCTCCGTTACAAGTGTGaccagtttggagttttgtactaagCGTTATggaaatgtaccacatacttgtgaataTAGTTCCACAGCGATACAAAAAAAAATGCGATCCAGTAACGGCTAATAACAGTAAAGCAAATACTTAAAATGCCAAATAACATTTGTAATTAATGTATtataaacaagaaataagaatacatgtaaaatgctatttttaAGGGTGTGTATACATTCTTATCTCCTAAAGAGtcaaagctgtgtgtgtgagtgagtgtgtgtgtagtgtgtgtgtctccctgcaTGGGTGTATTTACAgaatctgtgtgtctgtttgtctgtggatCAGCCATTTACAATCTCACAGATCCACatcaactctgtgttgttgcatgCTAGGTCATTCCAGTTCTTCAACGCAGACTCGGTATGGTAATAAAGGCTGACACAGTCCTCTCCATTCACAGCTCCATCATTAGGCTCTTCAGTAAACCAAAACCTACAAACCATACTGATGTTACatttcaactcatcccaaatcatgtgTTAAAAATACTTTGACTGTGCCGAGTCTGGTCAAGCGATGGTTTAATAATACATTTCAAAAAGGATGTTATGAGAAAACGTTACTATCTCTTACGCTGTGGTCAGTGGGGTTCCGTCCACCCATTTCCAGGTCCCCTCAGAATCCTTgtcagtcagaccaatccagGGCTTGGTGTTCAGTTGACTGATAAACACCTTGGAAGAAAGAAAGCAACAGTTACGTCATGACACAACTTCACTTAATGCAGTGAAGTTTTGATGAGACCTGTAGCCTGAGGATCATTGGTTTGAACCTTGAAGGTCTGAACTGAAAACaggcaatctctctctctctctctctctttctctctctctctctcacctgttccTCTTCACTGTTTATGACTGCCAGGTCCGCTCCTCTTTTCAGACAGTCCCGTCTGCTGTCTTCCCAGGTTTTATACTCGTTGGAGATGTAGTACAAGCTGGAGTTAAACTTCCTCCATTCTTTCACACAGAGATCAGGAGaaaacatgaaaacatgaaagtATTTTCTACCAACTGGAGTGTGCATGGGCTATTAGCTGATCCAACACACACTAGTGTTCATTTTAGCACTCTTTTTTTAGATTTAGTGTAATCTTACTCATTTTGACTAAAATATAATTCAGTGTTagtcacatttttgtcatttgaataatgatGTAGTCTAGTTATTATGAAAATGATGAAAACAGTGGGCCATTTTAGTCAACTAGCTTAATGCCCTTGATTTTTAGTCATATTTTAGTCACATCACATTTTGATTGCTTCATTAGcctatagtaaacataaatcactGATTTCCATTTGCACAAACAAACAGTACATAGCCTTGTGCTACCAACATATTTTTCTGCACAACATTCTATCGCATGATTTTCTTCCCAACAGCCAAATTAGTTGTTATTCTAGATTAAAAATCACACCCCTTGACAGGTCTCTAACATTTTCCCCAGTGCCACCAACTTTTTCAGTTGGCGTCACTCAATAGAAAATATCTTTagaccaggggttcccaaacATTTTCACTCGAGGCCCCcgttccagcattggggaacatcccacgTTCTGCTTTAGACTGTGTAATAGACTACTGAGATGGTAGGCTATTCAATAAATATGTTGTTTCTAACATCTAACATGTccaagcaggaatgcatgattCAAGATATTTTGATGTACAACCTAATCCAGCGATTGTCATGAATTGTGAGTTGACAATAGGCTATTGTTGTTATATTTTACTGTTAAAATAGGGCTCCAGAATTTTCTGAATTTCATTGTTCAAGAGAGATTCATTTGTCTACATCTTTATGTGCAACAATATCATAGGCATATTTATTTTGGGGCTTATTCACCACATGAGGAAACAAAAACGCAAACACATTAGCTCACTAACACTAAATATAATACCCAATGCTAGTAGTCATGCAttaatatataaaatataaaacgtTGCAGTTGTagccatagccgcgggaagtaggggtgctgagggtgctacAGCACCCCCTGATAAATGGCCGATGCGCATTTCGCGTGCTTGATATCTTAAAGCCACTTCAAATATCTTGGTTGTGAAATAGTTGCTTTTGGGCCTCCCAAGCAGTGCAGCAGTTGAAGGCACTGCATTGctgtgcttgaggtgtcactacagacctgggttcgatcccgggctgtgctgcagccggccacgaccgggagccccataaggcggtgcacaattggcccagcgtcgtccaggttaggggagggtttggtcagccgggatgtccttgtcccatcgcgctctagtgactccttgtggcgggccgggcgcatgctcGCTGACTTTGGTTGCCAGTTGTAcaatgtttcctccgacacattggtgcagctggcttccgggttaagcgagcagtgtgtcaagaagcagtgcggcttggcaggatcgtgtttcggaggatgcatggctctcgaccgtcgcctatcctgagtccgtacgggagttgcaacaATAGGACAGACTGTAattaccaattggggagaaaaatgtgtaaaaagtaaaataaatatatacagttgaagtcggaagtttacatacaccttagccaaatacatttaaactcagtttttcacaattcctgacatttaatcagagtaaaaattagcaaagcttttaaattgtttaacttgggtcaaatgtttcgggtagccttccacaagcttcccacaataagttgggtgaattttggcccattcctcctgacagagctggtgtaactgagtcaggtttgtaggcctccttgctcgcgcatgctttttcagttctgcccacaaatgttctataggattgaggtcagggctttgtgatggccactccaataccgtgacttttgtccttaagccattttgccacaactttggaagtatgcttggggtcattgtccatttggaagacccattttcgaccaagctttaacttcctgactgatgtcttgagatgttgcttcaatatatccttcAATataccccctttttcctccaaacataacgatggtcattatggccaaacagttctatttttgtttcatcagaccagaggacatttctacaaaaagtacaatctttatccccatgtgcagttgcaaactatagtctggcatttttatggcggttttggagcagtggcttcttccttgctgaacggccattcaggttatgtcgatataggactcgttttactgtggagtcctatatcgacataacctccagcatcttcacaaggtcctttgctgttgttttgggattgatttgcacttttcgcaccaaagtacgtttatctctaggagaaagaaacgcgtctccttcctgagcggtatgacggctgcgtggtcccatggtgtttatacttgcgtcctattgtttgtacagatgaatgtggtactttcaggcatttggaaattgctcccaaggatgaaagagacttgtggaggtctacaatttcttt
This region includes:
- the LOC115172734 gene encoding CD209 antigen-like protein E isoform X2 gives rise to the protein MAVSVSAGDSEIIEVETNLSEDLANYVNTKTNTAKKTVAVQKSANFLEEQIKWLETSYNNLTEEKKQLQISYNNLTKERDKFTELEWRKFNSSLYYISNEYKTWEDSRRDCLKRGADLAVINSEEEQVFISQLNTKPWIGLTDKDSEGTWKWVDGTPLTTAFWFTEEPNDGAVNGEDCVSLYYHTESALKNWNDLACNNTELMWICEIVNG
- the LOC115172734 gene encoding CD209 antigen-like protein E isoform X1; protein product: MAVSVSAGDSEIIEVETNLSEDLANYVNTKTNTAKKTVAVQKSGTAGKMLYILVGVSFGLMCVLQVTLNISLRLAHSNFLEEQIKWLETSYNNLTEEKKQLQISYNNLTKERDKFTELEWRKFNSSLYYISNEYKTWEDSRRDCLKRGADLAVINSEEEQVFISQLNTKPWIGLTDKDSEGTWKWVDGTPLTTAFWFTEEPNDGAVNGEDCVSLYYHTESALKNWNDLACNNTELMWICEIVNG